A window of the Bacillus sp. A301a_S52 genome harbors these coding sequences:
- a CDS encoding CsbD family protein, whose translation MNQEQLKGKWQQLTGETKKKWAKLTDDDLKQVDGSKDKLIGKIQERYGKSKEEAEKEVNNWKTDN comes from the coding sequence ATGAATCAAGAACAGCTAAAAGGCAAATGGCAGCAACTTACTGGTGAAACAAAGAAAAAATGGGCAAAGCTCACAGACGATGATTTAAAGCAAGTGGACGGCAGTAAAGATAAACTCATTGGAAAAATCCAGGAACGTTATGGAAAGTCAAAAGAAGAAGCAGAAAAAGAAGTGAACAATTGGAAAACAGACAATTAA
- a CDS encoding ABC transporter ATP-binding protein produces MITIENLTKRYRKATVLNDLSLTIEKGLFGLLGPNGAGKTTLMRMIATLLPLTSGNVVIDGVSLKENPHAIREKIGYLPQYFNIYPQLKGREFLNYVAVMKGVNDKQERTTEVSSLLKAVNLENVADRKLKTYSGGMKQRIGIAQALIGNPEVLIVDEPTAGLDPEERVRFRNLLSDISTERAVILSTHIVADIESSCDQLAVLNKGQLMMTGNVTDLTDFAEGKMWEVTVNEREKHLFKEDQIVATRRSGSDLYFKILSEEKPSEHATPTNPTLEDGYMALIGGQGHV; encoded by the coding sequence ATGATTACAATTGAGAATCTAACTAAACGTTACCGTAAAGCAACGGTGTTAAATGACCTATCACTAACGATTGAAAAAGGGCTATTTGGTCTTCTCGGGCCTAATGGTGCAGGGAAGACAACATTAATGCGCATGATTGCGACGTTACTTCCCTTAACGTCAGGAAACGTTGTGATCGATGGTGTTTCGTTAAAGGAAAACCCCCATGCTATTAGGGAGAAAATCGGTTATTTACCGCAATATTTTAATATCTATCCTCAACTGAAAGGGCGGGAGTTTCTGAACTATGTAGCGGTGATGAAGGGGGTAAACGATAAACAGGAGAGAACGACTGAAGTAAGCTCCCTCTTGAAAGCCGTTAATTTAGAAAATGTAGCGGATAGAAAATTGAAAACATATTCTGGCGGCATGAAACAGCGCATCGGTATCGCACAAGCATTAATCGGTAATCCGGAGGTGCTTATCGTGGATGAGCCAACAGCAGGTCTTGATCCAGAGGAGCGAGTGCGATTTCGAAATCTTCTCTCAGATATTAGTACAGAACGAGCAGTTATTCTGTCCACACATATCGTAGCTGATATTGAAAGCAGTTGCGATCAATTGGCTGTCTTAAATAAAGGTCAGCTCATGATGACTGGAAATGTAACGGATCTTACGGATTTTGCAGAAGGGAAAATGTGGGAAGTGACGGTCAATGAACGAGAAAAACATTTGTTTAAAGAAGATCAAATCGTTGCTACAAGACGTTCTGGGAGCGACTTGTATTTCAAAATCTTAAGTGAAGAGAAACCATCCGAACATGCTACTCCAACAAATCCAACGTTAGAAGATGGGTATATGGCTCTAATCGGAGGGCAAGGGCATGTTTAA
- a CDS encoding amidase (catalyzes the hydrolysis of a monocarboxylic acid amid to form a monocarboxylate and ammonia), translating into MNGGCLVKRETYIRLDATDIAELIRKKEVTAQEMVALSFEQLERVNPMLNAVVNSRYDTALKEKPASGVFTGVPLLLKNISQAVDGEPLTSGARVMSTYKAPYDSHFVKKLRESGIIMTGHTNTPEFGLKNITEPVLHGVTKNPWNTAYSSGGSSGGSAAAVAAGIVPVAGASDGGGSIRIPASFTSLFGLKPTRGRTPVGPGVGRQWQGAAIDFVLTRTVRDGAAMLKLLQTIQPEAAFQTPLLDKSCFTKQKKPLTIGFSTASPVGTPVSQDAVQAVEKTVNWLAREGYHVEEAVPKINGEELMRHYYLMNSGEMAGVLMKLGKNITSDDVELESWMLSEAGRHVSAAEFSLSLQAWDTAAAVMAGFHQQYDIYVTPTTAFPAPKVGELTYSEAEAAQFIERLMTEDKQELIYEMFLPSLTYSPYTQLANLTGQPAMSLPLHITDNGLPLGVQMMAQKGREDQLLQLAYLLEESELWVKAEAEKVRFQQ; encoded by the coding sequence ATGAATGGAGGGTGTTTGGTGAAGAGAGAAACATATATAAGACTGGATGCTACTGATATAGCAGAATTAATTAGAAAAAAAGAAGTGACCGCACAGGAAATGGTGGCCCTTAGTTTTGAACAACTAGAGAGGGTTAATCCCATGCTAAATGCGGTCGTCAACTCTAGATATGATACAGCATTGAAGGAAAAACCGGCCTCGGGCGTTTTTACAGGCGTTCCTTTATTACTTAAAAATATTTCGCAAGCAGTTGACGGTGAACCACTTACTTCAGGGGCAAGAGTCATGTCAACTTATAAGGCGCCCTACGATTCTCATTTTGTAAAGAAGCTTCGTGAAAGCGGAATAATCATGACAGGCCACACTAATACCCCGGAATTTGGGCTGAAAAATATTACAGAACCTGTTCTACATGGGGTTACGAAAAACCCGTGGAACACGGCTTATTCTTCTGGGGGATCAAGTGGTGGTTCTGCTGCCGCTGTGGCGGCGGGCATCGTTCCAGTGGCCGGTGCTAGTGATGGGGGCGGGTCCATACGCATTCCAGCTTCTTTTACGAGCTTGTTCGGCTTAAAGCCGACAAGGGGACGGACACCAGTAGGACCTGGAGTTGGACGACAATGGCAAGGGGCAGCCATTGATTTTGTCTTGACCCGAACGGTACGAGATGGTGCGGCTATGCTTAAGCTTCTCCAAACCATTCAACCAGAAGCAGCTTTTCAAACGCCGTTATTGGACAAGAGTTGCTTCACGAAACAAAAGAAGCCATTAACAATTGGATTCTCTACGGCCTCCCCCGTTGGAACGCCAGTGTCTCAAGACGCTGTTCAAGCGGTAGAAAAGACGGTGAACTGGCTTGCAAGAGAAGGGTATCACGTTGAAGAAGCTGTTCCAAAAATTAATGGTGAGGAGTTAATGAGACATTATTATTTAATGAATAGTGGTGAAATGGCCGGTGTCCTCATGAAATTAGGAAAAAACATTACCTCCGATGATGTTGAATTGGAATCATGGATGCTAAGTGAAGCAGGACGCCACGTAAGTGCTGCAGAGTTTAGTCTAAGTTTACAGGCATGGGATACGGCAGCTGCAGTAATGGCAGGTTTCCATCAACAATACGACATTTACGTTACCCCGACAACCGCTTTTCCAGCGCCAAAAGTAGGTGAATTAACGTATTCGGAGGCAGAAGCAGCCCAATTTATAGAACGTTTAATGACTGAGGATAAACAAGAGCTTATATATGAGATGTTTTTACCGAGCTTAACATACTCCCCGTATACACAGTTAGCAAATTTGACGGGACAGCCGGCTATGTCTCTTCCTTTGCATATCACTGATAACGGCCTTCCCCTCGGTGTTCAAATGATGGCGCAAAAAGGACGGGAAGACCAGTTACTACAACTGGCGTATTTACTAGAGGAAAGTGAGCTTTGGGTAAAGGCGGAGGCGGAAAAGGTTAGATTTCAGCAATGA
- the cydC gene encoding thiol reductant ABC exporter subunit CydC: protein MKDTAIMFKFMVSEKKDIFLSVLFGFLAGMGGVLLFANSGYLISRAALLPPFYVLTVTIALLKLFSVTRAISRYAERYYSHRATFTILSNLRVHFYEKIEPLAPRIFHKYRSGDLLSRIVGDVESLQNYFLRVFYPPLIMIVVFLATVALTLFFSVQVAFTLMAGMILTGLIVPLVFASMQTKIENNVREKRGSVSTEATEFLYGFKDLKIHRKLATQERALNEASATYIKEQEHQSDRALISQSVNQALTMLVSWAVLIVGAYLVSEGTLEGVFLAMLVMISLTVFENVSPMAAFPYHFEDNRRAASRLNLMIHEEDMDMVEEHEVETLNYKETWGISMDNVTFTYPEEDREALKEVSINIRAGSKTAIVGPSGSGKSTLLQLILKIYQAEKGDVYLNGKDITRVEKESIWKGTNTLLQDHHLFYGTVRDNLQLAKDDLSDKDMRGALKKVGLDAFSLDDRVLEKGGNVSGGERQRFAIARALLKGSKLWLLDEPTSSVDAVTERLIYDNLLAQAKEDTVLLVSHRLAGLEKMDQIIVMNEAQVVESGTYDELMEKQGYFYGMKEIENTLFSA, encoded by the coding sequence ATGAAGGATACAGCGATCATGTTTAAGTTTATGGTCAGTGAAAAGAAAGATATATTTCTTTCCGTTCTGTTTGGCTTTCTCGCTGGTATGGGTGGTGTTTTACTATTCGCTAACAGTGGTTATCTCATTTCAAGAGCTGCCCTGCTACCGCCTTTCTATGTTCTAACCGTGACGATTGCGTTGCTTAAATTGTTCAGTGTTACCCGGGCGATCAGTCGGTATGCAGAACGCTATTACTCTCATCGCGCGACGTTTACGATACTAAGCAACTTACGTGTTCATTTTTATGAAAAAATTGAACCGCTTGCTCCGAGAATTTTTCATAAGTATCGAAGTGGTGATTTACTGTCTCGTATTGTAGGTGATGTGGAGAGTTTACAAAATTATTTTCTTAGAGTTTTCTATCCCCCACTTATTATGATTGTCGTCTTCTTAGCAACGGTGGCATTGACGCTTTTCTTTTCAGTTCAAGTGGCGTTTACGTTAATGGCAGGGATGATCTTAACTGGTTTAATTGTGCCGTTAGTATTCGCTTCCATGCAGACGAAAATCGAAAATAATGTGAGAGAAAAGCGCGGTAGTGTCTCAACTGAAGCAACTGAATTTTTATATGGCTTTAAGGATTTAAAAATTCATAGAAAGCTTGCGACTCAGGAAAGGGCGCTTAATGAGGCCTCAGCAACTTATATTAAAGAGCAGGAACATCAAAGTGATCGAGCATTAATCAGTCAATCTGTGAATCAGGCGTTGACGATGCTTGTCTCTTGGGCGGTTCTTATTGTGGGAGCTTATTTAGTATCAGAGGGAACATTGGAAGGTGTTTTCCTAGCGATGTTAGTGATGATTTCATTAACAGTATTTGAAAATGTCTCTCCTATGGCGGCGTTTCCTTATCATTTTGAAGATAATCGGCGGGCGGCGAGTCGGCTAAACCTGATGATTCATGAAGAAGATATGGATATGGTGGAAGAACATGAGGTAGAGACATTGAATTATAAAGAAACGTGGGGGATTTCAATGGATAACGTGACCTTCACTTATCCAGAAGAAGATAGAGAGGCCTTAAAAGAGGTGTCTATTAACATACGAGCCGGGTCCAAAACCGCTATTGTAGGGCCGAGTGGTTCAGGTAAATCTACCTTATTACAGCTTATTTTAAAGATCTATCAGGCTGAGAAGGGAGATGTCTACCTTAATGGCAAAGACATTACACGAGTAGAGAAAGAAAGCATTTGGAAAGGAACGAATACGCTATTACAAGATCACCATTTATTTTACGGAACGGTTCGAGATAACCTCCAACTTGCGAAGGATGACTTATCAGATAAAGATATGCGTGGAGCCTTAAAAAAAGTAGGATTAGACGCCTTTTCACTCGATGATCGTGTTCTTGAGAAAGGAGGAAACGTGTCTGGAGGTGAAAGGCAGCGGTTTGCCATTGCAAGAGCGTTATTAAAAGGAAGTAAACTTTGGCTGCTCGATGAACCGACATCGTCAGTAGACGCTGTTACAGAACGGCTCATTTATGATAATTTATTAGCTCAAGCCAAAGAAGATACCGTCCTACTGGTGAGCCATCGACTGGCAGGGTTAGAGAAGATGGATCAGATTATCGTGATGAATGAAGCACAGGTTGTAGAATCAGGAACATATGATGAGCTGATGGAAAAGCAAGGTTATTTTTACGGTATGAAAGAAATTGAAAACACGTTATTTTCTGCATGA
- a CDS encoding CoA-disulfide reductase: MTKKIVIVGGVAGGATAAARLRRLDERSHIVLVERGEHISFANCGLPYYIGGTIKDRDKLLVQTVEGMAKRFKLDIRNLSEVTQINRDEKTVTIQNLTDGNMYTETYDELILSPGAKPIVPPFEGMAEANNIFTLRNIPDMDKIKQWIEERNPKNAIVIGGGFIGLEMAENLHAQGLSVTIVEKSNQVMAPLDPEMAAIVHEHIRTKASLILNNGIKHFSEKGRIITLENGEELTSDLIILAIGVRPENELAVQAGLQIGKRGGIIVNEYMQTDDPHIYAIGDAIEVVDFNHKTPTMVPLAWPANRQGRLVADVIYGHKKPYSGTLGTAIAKVFDLTVAVTGNNEKTLSLLDIPYQAVHLHPVSHAGYYPGGSPISMKMTFDSKTGVIYGVQGVGRAGVDKRIDVIATAIKGGLTVHDLPDLELAYAPPYSSAKDPVNMLGYVASHIVDGDLEVVSAFDVDSIVAEGGFLIDVRHPQEIKLGGIPGAVNIPLDELRDRLDTLPKDKPIYVTCQVGLRGYLATRILHENGFSSINISGGYKTYRFIKNDEIHIQDNSDKKSEVSIQSRVNPPAHDTFIDATGLACPGPIVKLHKAINDLSSDQTVNITVSDPGFTNDITAWCKNTGHELVSLHEQKDEQTFSAVIKKK; this comes from the coding sequence ATGACGAAAAAAATCGTGATTGTAGGAGGCGTTGCAGGCGGAGCTACTGCTGCTGCAAGGCTCCGACGGCTGGACGAACGTTCCCACATCGTATTAGTTGAAAGAGGAGAACATATATCTTTCGCTAACTGTGGTTTACCTTATTATATTGGCGGAACCATTAAAGATCGTGATAAATTACTCGTACAAACAGTGGAAGGGATGGCCAAAAGATTTAAGTTAGATATTCGTAATTTATCAGAAGTGACTCAGATTAATCGGGACGAGAAAACAGTGACTATTCAGAACCTAACAGATGGCAACATGTATACAGAAACTTATGACGAACTCATTCTCTCACCTGGAGCTAAACCGATCGTACCACCTTTCGAAGGTATGGCTGAAGCTAATAATATCTTCACATTACGGAATATCCCTGACATGGATAAGATTAAACAATGGATAGAGGAACGGAACCCTAAAAACGCCATCGTGATTGGCGGAGGCTTCATCGGGTTGGAAATGGCAGAGAATCTTCACGCTCAAGGACTTTCTGTTACAATCGTAGAAAAATCTAATCAAGTGATGGCACCACTTGATCCTGAAATGGCAGCTATTGTCCACGAACATATTAGAACAAAAGCATCGCTTATTTTAAATAACGGCATTAAACATTTTTCTGAAAAGGGTCGAATTATCACACTTGAAAATGGCGAAGAGTTAACAAGTGATCTCATCATTTTGGCAATTGGTGTACGCCCTGAAAACGAGTTAGCTGTCCAAGCCGGACTACAAATTGGTAAGCGTGGAGGAATTATCGTAAACGAGTATATGCAAACTGACGATCCTCACATTTACGCTATTGGGGATGCCATTGAAGTCGTTGATTTTAACCATAAAACACCGACGATGGTTCCCCTCGCTTGGCCTGCTAATCGTCAAGGGCGTCTTGTTGCAGATGTTATTTATGGTCATAAAAAACCGTATAGCGGTACACTCGGTACTGCCATTGCAAAAGTATTTGATCTTACCGTTGCTGTTACAGGAAACAACGAAAAGACGCTTTCATTGTTAGACATTCCTTATCAAGCCGTTCACCTTCATCCTGTATCACATGCTGGTTATTATCCAGGAGGATCACCGATCTCAATGAAAATGACCTTCGATTCAAAGACTGGTGTCATTTATGGTGTACAAGGGGTAGGGAGAGCTGGTGTTGACAAGCGCATCGATGTGATCGCAACAGCGATTAAAGGTGGGTTAACCGTTCATGATTTACCTGATTTAGAATTGGCTTATGCACCACCTTACTCGTCAGCAAAAGATCCTGTCAATATGCTCGGATACGTGGCTTCACATATCGTTGATGGCGACCTAGAGGTAGTATCTGCTTTTGATGTTGACTCAATTGTCGCTGAGGGTGGTTTTCTCATCGATGTAAGACATCCACAGGAAATTAAACTAGGAGGTATTCCAGGGGCTGTCAATATTCCATTAGATGAGCTGCGCGACCGTTTAGACACACTGCCAAAGGACAAACCGATATATGTCACTTGCCAAGTAGGTTTACGTGGCTATCTTGCCACACGTATTTTACATGAGAATGGCTTTTCCAGCATCAATATAAGTGGTGGTTATAAAACGTATCGCTTTATTAAAAATGATGAAATCCATATTCAAGATAATAGTGATAAAAAAAGCGAAGTTTCAATTCAATCACGAGTGAATCCCCCGGCTCATGATACCTTCATTGATGCTACAGGACTTGCTTGTCCAGGGCCGATTGTCAAACTTCATAAAGCTATTAACGACCTTTCATCTGACCAAACGGTAAACATAACCGTCTCTGACCCTGGCTTTACAAATGACATTACCGCATGGTGTAAAAATACCGGACATGAGTTAGTGTCACTACATGAGCAGAAAGATGAGCAAACTTTTTCCGCCGTGATTAAAAAGAAATAA